The Rhinopithecus roxellana isolate Shanxi Qingling chromosome 14, ASM756505v1, whole genome shotgun sequence genome includes a window with the following:
- the LOC104672982 gene encoding gamma-crystallin D-like, whose protein sequence is MGKITLYEDRGFQGRHYECSSDHPNLQPYLSRCNSVRVDSGCWMLYELPNYSGLQYFLRRGDYADRQQWMGLSDSVRSCRLIPHASSHRIRIHEREDCRGQMVEITEDCPSLQDRFHLSEIHSFNVLEGSWVLYELPNYRGRQYLLRPGDYRRCQDWGAADARVGSLRRAVELY, encoded by the exons ATGGGGAAG ATCACCCTCTACGAGGACCGGGGCTTCCAGGGCCGCCACTATGAATGCAGCAGCGACCACCCCAACCTGCAGCCCTACTTGAGCCGCTGCAATTCGGTGCGCGTGGACAGCGGCTGCTGGATGCTCTATGAGCTGCCCAACTACTCGGGCCTCCAATACTTCCTGCGCCGCGGCGACTATGCCGATCGCCAGCAGTGGATGGGCCTCAGCGACTCGGTCCGCTCCTGCCGCCTCATCCCTCAC GCCAGTTCCCACAGGATCAGGATCCATGAGCGAGAGGATTGTAGGGGCCAGATGGTGGAGATCACTGAGGACTGCCCCTCCCTTCAAGACCGCTTCCACCTCAGTGAGATCCACTCCTTCAACGTGCTGGAGGGCTCCTGGGTCCTTTACGAGCTGCCCAACTACCGGGGGCGGCAGTACCTGCTGAGGCCCGGGGACTACAGGCGGTGCCAGGACTGGGGGGCCGCAGATGCCAGAGTGGGCTCCCTGAGGAGAGCTGTGGAGCTCTACTGA
- the LOC104672977 gene encoding gamma-crystallin D yields MGKITLYEDRGFQGRHYECSSDHPNLQPYLSRCNSVRVDSGCWMLYELPNYSGLQYFLRRGDYADHQQWMGLSDSVRSCRLIPHAGSHRIRLYEREDYRGQMIEFTEDCSSLQDRFHFNEIHSLNVLEGSWVLYELPNYRGRQYLLRPGDYRRYQDWGSMNARVGSLRRVIDFS; encoded by the exons ATGGGGAAG ATCACCCTCTACGAGGACCGGGGCTTCCAGGGCCGCCACTATGAATGCAGCAGCGACCACCCCAACCTGCAGCCCTACTTGAGCCGCTGCAACTCGGTGCGCGTGGACAGCGGCTGCTGGATGCTCTATGAGCTGCCCAACTACTCGGGCCTCCAATATTTCCTGCGCCGCGGCGACTATGCCGACCACCAGCAGTGGATGGGCCTCAGCGACTCGGTCCGCTCCTGCCGCCTCATCCCCCAC GCTGGCTCTCACAGGATCAGACTCTATGAGAGGGAGGACTACAGAGGCCAGATGATAGAGTTCACTGAGGACTGCTCCTCTCTTCAGGACCGCTTCCACTTCAATGAAATCCACTCCCTCAACGTGCTGGAGGGCTCCTGGGTCCTCTACGAGCTGCCCAACTACCGAGGACGACAGTACCTGCTGAGGCCAGGAGACTACAGGCGCTACCAGGACTGGGGGTCCATGAATGCCAGAGTGGGCTCTCTGAGGAGAGTCATAGATTTCTCCTGA
- the LOC104672978 gene encoding gamma-crystallin C gives MGKITFYEDKAFQGRSYESTTDCPNLQTYFSRCNSIRVESGCWMLYERPNYQGQQYLLRRGEYPDYQQWMGLSDSIRSCCLIPQTGSHRLRLYEREDHKGLMMELSEDCPSIQDRFHLSEIRSLHVLEGCWVLYELPNYRGRQYLLRPQEYRRCQDWGAMDAKAGSLRRVVDLY, from the exons ATGGGGAAG ATCACCTTCTATGAGGACAAGGCCTTCCAGGGCCGCAGCTACGAATCCACCACTGACTGCCCCAACCTGCAGACGTATTTCAGCCGCTGCAACTCCATCCGGGTGGAAAGTGGCTGCTGGATGCTCTATGAGCGTCCCAACTACCAAGGTCAACAATACTTGCTGCGGAGAGGGGAGTACCCCGACTACCAGCAATGGATGGGCCTCAGCGATTCCATCCGCTCCTGTTGTCTCATCCCCCAG ACAGGCTCCCACAGGCTGCGGCTGTACGAGAGAGAAGACCACAAAGGCCTCATGATGGAGTTGAGTGAGGACTGCCCCAGCATCCAGGACCGCTTCCACCTCAGCGAGATCCGTTCCCTCCACGTGCTGGAGGGCTGCTGGGTCCTCTACGAGCTGCCCAACTACCGGGGGCGGCAATACCTGCTGAGGCCCCAAGAGTACAGGCGGTGCCAGGACTGGGGGGCCATGGATGCTAAGGCAGGCTCTTTGCGGAGAGTGGTGGATTTATACTGA